One region of Salvelinus sp. IW2-2015 linkage group LG6.1, ASM291031v2, whole genome shotgun sequence genomic DNA includes:
- the LOC111965288 gene encoding E3 ubiquitin-protein ligase E3D-like isoform X2, with product MGENAKGAGVFLELRKRLQSGLLVLWRDVAKSYAEVRVTGGDSSLHVRTPRGLLIVELPAGVSLVEGSCREAPERGDEIHFRMRLKVDQHTDDTEAPGSVLERLQVGESYCFHCQSCGTRVLEERVFKRVLPLPNGNWSSLVDDWCCHPDPFANLKLLPRAEDCFLGDTHLLVPRDRGCEETLTQELSPITNKMADGQNQDTPKPNRRRTLVSCKSCTAGLGEAVAPGTLKLYITEVTVRPSVGDGQFDTSLDRSLFLEQTVAARLVELSSSQSMFRFSIQASDGKAFILLWLLNSDSLIASSSATPSSAVRSDASLSRPPPVF from the exons ATGGGCGAAAATGCCAAAGGAGCTGGAGTGTTTCTCGAACTAAGGAAGCGGTTGCAAAGTGGTCTTCTTGTTCTCTG GAGAGATGTGGCGAAGAGCTATGCAGAGGTGAGGGTTACAGGAGGAGATTCGTCCCTCCACGTCCGGACTCCTCGGGGCCTGCTAATCGTGGAGCTGCCAGCAGGGGTCAGCCTCGTGGAGGGCTCCTGCAGGGAGGCACCTGAAAGAGGAGACGAGATCCACTTCAGAATGCGCCTCAAAGTGGACCAGCACACAGATGACACGG AGGCCCCGGGGAGTGTGTTGGAGAGGCTGCAGGTCGGAGAGAGTTATTGCTTCCACTGCCAGTCCTGTGGGACCAGGgtgctggaggagag GGTGTTCAAGCGAGTGCTCCCTCTCCCCAACGGCAACTGGAGCTCCCTGGTGGATGACTGGTGCTGCCATCCTGACCCCTTTGCCAACCTGAAGCTGCTGCCCCGAGCGGAGGACTGTTTCCTGGGCGACACGCACCTCCTTGTGCCCCGGGATAGAGGCTGTGAGGAGACTCTCACCCAGGAGCTCAGCCCCATCACCAACAAAATGGCCGATGGTCAAAATCAGGACACACCG AAACCCAACCGCAGGCGTACACTTGTCTCCTGTAAGAGCTGTACAGCCGGCCTGGGAGAGGCTGTGGCACCAG GGACCTTGAAACTCTACATCACAGAGGTGACAGTGAGACCCAGTGTGGGAGACGGCCAGTTCGATACCTCTCTAGACAG GTCACTGTTCCTGGAACAGACGGTAGCTGCCAGACTGGTGGAgctgtcctcctcccagagcatGTTTCGTTTCTCTATCCAGGCCTCAGATGGAAAAGCCTTCATAttg CTCTGGCTCCTGAACAGCGACTCCCTCATTGCCTCGTCCTCTGCCACTCCGTCATCGGCTGTCAGGAGTGATGCGTCACTCTCCCGGCCACCGCCAGTGTTCTGA
- the LOC111965288 gene encoding E3 ubiquitin-protein ligase E3D-like isoform X1 yields MGENAKGAGVFLELRKRLQSGLLVLWRDVAKSYAEVRVTGGDSSLHVRTPRGLLIVELPAGVSLVEGSCREAPERGDEIHFRMRLKVDQHTDDTGNEAPGSVLERLQVGESYCFHCQSCGTRVLEERVFKRVLPLPNGNWSSLVDDWCCHPDPFANLKLLPRAEDCFLGDTHLLVPRDRGCEETLTQELSPITNKMADGQNQDTPKPNRRRTLVSCKSCTAGLGEAVAPGTLKLYITEVTVRPSVGDGQFDTSLDRSLFLEQTVAARLVELSSSQSMFRFSIQASDGKAFILLWLLNSDSLIASSSATPSSAVRSDASLSRPPPVF; encoded by the exons ATGGGCGAAAATGCCAAAGGAGCTGGAGTGTTTCTCGAACTAAGGAAGCGGTTGCAAAGTGGTCTTCTTGTTCTCTG GAGAGATGTGGCGAAGAGCTATGCAGAGGTGAGGGTTACAGGAGGAGATTCGTCCCTCCACGTCCGGACTCCTCGGGGCCTGCTAATCGTGGAGCTGCCAGCAGGGGTCAGCCTCGTGGAGGGCTCCTGCAGGGAGGCACCTGAAAGAGGAGACGAGATCCACTTCAGAATGCGCCTCAAAGTGGACCAGCACACAGATGACACGGGTAATG AGGCCCCGGGGAGTGTGTTGGAGAGGCTGCAGGTCGGAGAGAGTTATTGCTTCCACTGCCAGTCCTGTGGGACCAGGgtgctggaggagag GGTGTTCAAGCGAGTGCTCCCTCTCCCCAACGGCAACTGGAGCTCCCTGGTGGATGACTGGTGCTGCCATCCTGACCCCTTTGCCAACCTGAAGCTGCTGCCCCGAGCGGAGGACTGTTTCCTGGGCGACACGCACCTCCTTGTGCCCCGGGATAGAGGCTGTGAGGAGACTCTCACCCAGGAGCTCAGCCCCATCACCAACAAAATGGCCGATGGTCAAAATCAGGACACACCG AAACCCAACCGCAGGCGTACACTTGTCTCCTGTAAGAGCTGTACAGCCGGCCTGGGAGAGGCTGTGGCACCAG GGACCTTGAAACTCTACATCACAGAGGTGACAGTGAGACCCAGTGTGGGAGACGGCCAGTTCGATACCTCTCTAGACAG GTCACTGTTCCTGGAACAGACGGTAGCTGCCAGACTGGTGGAgctgtcctcctcccagagcatGTTTCGTTTCTCTATCCAGGCCTCAGATGGAAAAGCCTTCATAttg CTCTGGCTCCTGAACAGCGACTCCCTCATTGCCTCGTCCTCTGCCACTCCGTCATCGGCTGTCAGGAGTGATGCGTCACTCTCCCGGCCACCGCCAGTGTTCTGA